In Nitrosophilus alvini, the following are encoded in one genomic region:
- a CDS encoding c-type cytochrome has translation MKKIFISLLLGILGIVISGCNEKEKQIKTNVIENSVKIENKKIDKEKLKKELANIDTVEYLENYIIDVINNGSNRLDYKAGSMDAGFASKEDAPKIAAYVVTLSGKKPSVPEYIKEGNMLYNGNCGGCHGDDGKGLGGSFPDLTKKRFSGIEKRKKELMLLLSNR, from the coding sequence ATGAAAAAAATATTTATCTCTCTTCTTTTGGGGATTTTGGGAATAGTGATCAGCGGATGTAACGAAAAAGAGAAACAGATAAAAACAAATGTCATTGAAAATTCCGTCAAAATAGAAAACAAAAAAATAGATAAAGAAAAGCTAAAAAAAGAGCTTGCAAATATCGATACCGTAGAGTATCTTGAAAACTATATAATAGATGTTATAAACAACGGCTCAAACAGACTGGATTACAAAGCCGGCTCTATGGATGCGGGTTTTGCCTCAAAAGAGGATGCTCCCAAAATTGCCGCGTATGTTGTTACACTTTCAGGCAAAAAACCTTCCGTTCCAGAATACATAAAAGAGGGAAATATGCTATATAACGGTAACTGCGGAGGCTGCCACGGAGATGACGGGAAAGGACTCGGCGGCTCTTTTCCCGACCTTACAAAAAAAAGATTTTCAGGAATTGAAAAGAGAAAAAAAGAGCTCATGTTACTGCTGTCAAACAGATAA
- the pgaD gene encoding poly-beta-1,6-N-acetyl-D-glucosamine biosynthesis protein PgaD → MIDYKKIIIDTPDARDLKLKFRDRIITFLFWVFWLYLFRPLVAAFLWWIFGLHIFSKESFAPELYDEIKLVITNYSMVITVLGTAFVVWAVYNWITFGKLNRRRFIPHVTTAEIASFFKVDSKKLEKWIDAKHLIMKFGRKAEIKEVEILQD, encoded by the coding sequence ATGATTGATTATAAAAAAATAATAATAGATACCCCCGATGCCAGAGATCTAAAGTTGAAATTCAGAGACAGGATCATAACTTTTCTGTTCTGGGTTTTTTGGCTCTATCTTTTCAGACCTCTTGTTGCCGCTTTTTTATGGTGGATATTTGGACTACACATATTTAGCAAGGAGTCTTTTGCCCCTGAACTTTATGATGAGATAAAACTTGTGATAACCAATTACAGCATGGTTATTACAGTTTTGGGTACAGCATTTGTTGTTTGGGCGGTTTATAACTGGATAACATTTGGAAAACTGAACAGAAGGAGATTTATTCCTCATGTTACAACGGCTGAAATTGCCAGTTTTTTTAAGGTCGATTCAAAAAAATTGGAAAAATGGATAGATGCAAAACACCTTATAATGAAATTTGGAAGAAAAGCTGAGATAAAAGAAGTAGAGATATTGCAGGATTGA
- the pgaA gene encoding poly-beta-1,6 N-acetyl-D-glucosamine export porin PgaA, which translates to MRNLLFIFLLLCFTAVTERAKAEIALNYEYAIQMARSGKIAQAIKELEKLYKRNPDFKPILYDYITVLGWGGRDDEAIALSIGLDPLKMPFYTLDALAKSYRNKQEFKKAEFLYKLGTVRFPDNPKFHTGLVLTLTDEGKLREAIERVKNYRKKFSNYTDLIFALAYALEASKRYFEAFVLYQKVLEKNSNHAEGLKGYARMLDMVGLPYLAEKYMKKRPELFSKNDWYRVRKDKAAFKVRWGELLQADEEKRFIETDEAIRMLDAIIAESKARSLKEENPNILQARFDKVVALRDRFKMRDAIKEYEKLEKEDIKMPFYTLAAAADAYLYLKNPEKAQELYMKVLQSMPESPENFEIKIAVFYTYVEMFKLKEAMKWIDEVDKKEPAWRGDTPNFNKTISAITAALARYYSDYMDEAQKRLENLSKIAPANIDIKAELSNVYKDRGWPRKSYEEAEMALSYDINHKNANIIKGLSLLNLQRFKESEKVIYKLYRTYPEDIHVKRAKKFFDIYKNRYELTVDTAVGSSSGKEIGSDHFYIETKLYSKPINYNYRVYVLSYFSRADVYEGLEKYSRYGMAVEYRKNDIKSNIGFVRNENIDKSGWFVDADYCFNDKWKFYGSYEKYSKNTPLRALKNGVYADRADFVLTYRVNESRETNIEFERMDFNDTNRRESFGLRHYERIVTGPYYKLNSTFYYSISYNSENDVYYFSPIRDRYVGIDLENVWHLYRRYSKAFSHVVGITLGDYWVKGSGSETIWAVRYEHRWEADDRFDLIYGISRSRMFYGITETPFYDNGIEYDTSFYLALDWRF; encoded by the coding sequence ATGAGAAATCTTCTGTTTATTTTTCTTTTACTATGTTTTACTGCAGTAACTGAAAGGGCAAAGGCAGAGATTGCATTAAATTATGAATATGCAATTCAGATGGCCAGAAGCGGAAAAATAGCTCAGGCGATAAAAGAGCTGGAAAAGCTTTATAAAAGAAATCCTGATTTCAAGCCGATTTTATATGACTATATTACGGTTCTTGGATGGGGAGGGCGCGATGATGAGGCTATAGCTTTGTCAATCGGTCTGGATCCTTTAAAAATGCCTTTTTATACTCTCGATGCATTGGCAAAATCCTACAGAAACAAACAAGAGTTCAAAAAAGCTGAATTTCTATATAAACTTGGAACAGTAAGGTTTCCTGATAATCCCAAGTTTCATACAGGGCTTGTACTTACTCTTACCGATGAAGGAAAGTTAAGAGAAGCGATAGAAAGAGTAAAAAATTATAGAAAAAAATTTTCAAACTATACCGATCTGATATTTGCACTTGCTTATGCTTTGGAAGCGTCGAAAAGATATTTTGAGGCTTTTGTGCTTTATCAGAAAGTTTTGGAGAAAAATAGTAACCACGCTGAGGGATTGAAAGGTTATGCAAGAATGCTTGATATGGTGGGTTTACCTTATCTCGCGGAAAAATATATGAAAAAGAGACCGGAACTATTTAGTAAAAATGACTGGTATAGAGTAAGAAAGGATAAAGCTGCATTCAAGGTCAGATGGGGAGAGCTTTTGCAAGCTGATGAAGAGAAGAGATTTATAGAAACGGATGAAGCGATTCGGATGCTTGATGCAATTATCGCAGAGTCTAAAGCCCGCTCTTTGAAAGAGGAAAATCCAAACATCTTACAGGCAAGATTTGATAAAGTGGTGGCACTAAGAGATAGATTTAAAATGAGAGATGCAATAAAAGAGTATGAAAAGTTAGAAAAGGAAGATATAAAAATGCCGTTTTATACTCTTGCTGCAGCTGCCGATGCTTATCTTTATCTTAAAAATCCGGAAAAAGCACAAGAACTTTATATGAAAGTTTTACAATCGATGCCCGAGAGTCCGGAAAATTTCGAAATTAAAATTGCAGTTTTCTATACATACGTGGAGATGTTTAAACTCAAAGAAGCTATGAAATGGATAGATGAAGTTGACAAAAAAGAGCCTGCATGGAGAGGAGATACACCAAATTTTAACAAAACTATATCTGCTATAACGGCTGCTCTTGCAAGGTATTACAGCGATTATATGGATGAGGCTCAAAAAAGGCTTGAAAATTTGTCAAAGATAGCGCCGGCAAATATCGATATAAAAGCGGAACTTTCCAATGTTTATAAAGATAGGGGCTGGCCTAGAAAAAGCTACGAAGAGGCAGAGATGGCTCTTTCATATGATATAAATCATAAAAACGCGAATATTATCAAAGGTTTATCTCTTCTCAATTTGCAAAGGTTTAAGGAGAGTGAAAAAGTTATTTATAAACTTTATCGCACTTATCCGGAGGATATTCATGTAAAAAGAGCAAAAAAATTTTTTGATATATATAAAAACAGATATGAACTGACCGTAGATACCGCTGTGGGATCAAGCAGCGGAAAAGAGATAGGTAGTGATCATTTTTATATTGAAACAAAACTATACTCCAAACCTATTAACTATAACTATAGAGTATATGTTTTGAGTTACTTCTCAAGAGCTGATGTTTATGAGGGTTTAGAAAAGTACAGCAGATACGGTATGGCTGTTGAGTATAGAAAAAACGATATTAAGAGTAATATAGGTTTTGTAAGAAATGAAAATATTGACAAGTCGGGATGGTTTGTCGATGCGGATTACTGTTTCAATGACAAATGGAAATTTTATGGTTCTTATGAAAAATATAGTAAAAACACTCCTTTAAGAGCTTTGAAAAACGGTGTTTATGCTGACAGAGCCGATTTTGTTCTCACATACCGAGTCAATGAGTCGCGAGAAACAAATATAGAGTTTGAAAGAATGGATTTTAACGACACAAACAGAAGAGAAAGTTTTGGTTTGAGACACTATGAGAGAATTGTGACAGGACCCTATTATAAACTAAACTCAACTTTTTATTATTCGATTTCATATAACTCCGAAAATGACGTCTACTATTTTAGTCCCATAAGAGACAGATATGTGGGTATTGATTTGGAAAATGTGTGGCATCTTTACAGAAGATATTCAAAGGCTTTTTCGCATGTGGTAGGAATCACTCTGGGCGATTATTGGGTCAAAGGATCGGGTTCGGAAACAATTTGGGCTGTAAGATATGAACACAGATGGGAAGCGGATGACAGATTTGACCTGATTTACGGAATATCCAGAAGTAGAATGTTTTACGGCATAACAGAAACTCCATTCTATGATAATGGCATAGAGTATGATACCTCTTTTTATCTCGCTCTGGACTGGAGGTTTTAA
- a CDS encoding response regulator transcription factor, producing MPKPKILLLEDDINLSETVAEYLEDEGYEVDTAYNSDEAEEKAYEKNYDIFLLDVMVPGINGFELLKKLRKEDDTPAIFITSLNSIDDLSKGFESGCDDYIKKPFALKELKLRIDTLLKRGFKTRGKRVKIDENFSFDIENSELYNKDKEIPLNNKEKKLLKLFLQHKNEPLSHETIYDHLWEYPETPSDSSLRTYIKNLRKILGKDRIVSIKKFGYKFTAD from the coding sequence ATGCCAAAACCTAAAATTTTGCTTTTGGAAGACGATATCAATCTCAGTGAAACGGTAGCCGAATACCTTGAAGATGAAGGATATGAAGTAGATACCGCCTACAACTCCGACGAAGCCGAAGAGAAAGCATACGAAAAGAATTACGACATTTTTCTGCTGGACGTCATGGTCCCGGGGATAAACGGATTTGAACTTCTGAAAAAACTGCGTAAAGAGGATGATACGCCGGCTATTTTCATAACATCGCTAAACTCTATTGACGATCTTTCGAAAGGATTTGAGAGCGGATGTGACGATTACATCAAAAAACCTTTTGCACTCAAAGAGCTTAAACTCAGGATAGATACTCTTTTGAAAAGAGGATTCAAAACAAGAGGAAAGAGAGTTAAAATCGACGAAAACTTCTCTTTTGATATAGAAAATTCAGAACTATATAACAAAGACAAAGAGATACCTCTAAACAACAAGGAAAAAAAACTGCTGAAGCTTTTTTTACAGCATAAAAATGAACCTTTAAGTCACGAGACTATATATGACCATCTATGGGAATACCCTGAAACTCCAAGTGATAGCTCACTCAGAACATATATAAAAAATCTCAGAAAAATACTCGGGAAGGACAGAATTGTCAGTATCAAAAAGTTTGGCTACAAATTTACTGCCGATTGA
- the pgaB gene encoding poly-beta-1,6-N-acetyl-D-glucosamine N-deacetylase PgaB, which yields MLKKMAVFLLLFATLCASDRFLVLCYHNIEDNPKDRDIMSISTDKFIQQLNWISNHGYHPVSIDDLIAAKNGVKPLPEKAILLTFDDAYKNFYTRVYPLLKAFNYPAVLAVVGKWMESDEEGTFMYGDKRKPRNMLLTWKEIKEMSDSGLVEIASHSYDMHKGVLGNPQGNVQPALTTRIYNPKSGTYEDDESYLKRVEADIKKSSELIFEKIGKKPKAIVWPFGEYNEAALKIAKKYGMDIAFTLDDGSNSLKNSDRLKRILIFSNDDLSDLVWRFYNPDKEKIQRVVHIDLDYIYDPDPKQQEKNLGILLDRIKNYQISTVYLQAFADPDGDGVADALYFPNRHLPLRADLFNRVAWQIRTRCNVESVYAWMPVLAFDIKGKKNLYVKTLQKKSEKVFIDPDRYKRLSIFNKEAREIIKEIYEDLAKYSHFNGILFHDDAFLSDFEDAGEEAIKVYERAGFPSAVKRIIEDKKLFAKWTAFKTDEIIKFTKELESIVKLYRPTLKSARNIYALPVLEPKSEEWFAQSFEKFLKAYDYTAIMAMPYMEKAKNPEIWLEKLIEKVKSYPNGLKKSVFELQSIDWNHKKPIDTEILVRQMKILQFNRAINFGYYPDDFIKNHPKSSEVHSILSLQTFPFNRR from the coding sequence ATGTTAAAAAAAATGGCGGTTTTTCTGCTACTATTTGCAACTCTTTGCGCTTCAGACAGATTTTTGGTTCTTTGTTATCACAATATTGAAGACAATCCAAAAGATAGAGACATAATGAGTATTTCTACAGACAAGTTTATTCAGCAGTTAAACTGGATAAGCAATCACGGATATCATCCAGTGAGTATAGATGATTTGATAGCCGCTAAAAATGGAGTAAAACCTCTGCCCGAAAAAGCGATACTTTTGACTTTTGACGATGCATATAAAAATTTTTATACAAGGGTCTATCCTCTTTTGAAGGCTTTCAACTATCCGGCTGTTCTTGCAGTAGTAGGTAAGTGGATGGAGAGTGATGAAGAGGGAACGTTTATGTATGGAGACAAAAGAAAGCCCAGAAACATGCTGCTTACCTGGAAAGAGATAAAGGAGATGAGCGATTCCGGATTAGTAGAGATCGCTTCACACAGTTATGATATGCACAAAGGAGTTTTAGGTAATCCGCAAGGAAATGTTCAGCCTGCGCTTACTACGAGAATATATAACCCTAAGAGTGGAACATATGAAGATGACGAGAGTTATTTAAAAAGAGTGGAAGCGGATATAAAAAAGAGCTCGGAGCTGATTTTTGAGAAAATCGGTAAAAAACCGAAAGCTATAGTCTGGCCTTTTGGTGAATATAACGAGGCAGCTCTTAAAATTGCAAAAAAATATGGAATGGATATAGCTTTTACACTTGATGACGGTTCAAATAGTCTAAAAAATAGTGATAGATTAAAAAGAATTCTAATATTTTCCAATGATGATTTGAGTGATTTGGTTTGGCGTTTCTATAATCCCGACAAAGAGAAAATTCAAAGAGTTGTACATATAGATCTCGATTATATCTACGATCCAGATCCTAAACAGCAGGAAAAAAATCTCGGCATACTTTTAGACAGGATAAAAAATTATCAAATCAGCACTGTCTATCTTCAAGCTTTTGCGGATCCTGACGGAGACGGTGTAGCTGATGCTTTGTATTTTCCAAATAGACATTTGCCTCTTAGAGCTGATCTGTTTAACAGGGTGGCATGGCAGATCAGAACAAGATGTAATGTAGAATCGGTTTATGCTTGGATGCCTGTGTTGGCATTTGATATCAAAGGGAAAAAGAATCTTTATGTTAAAACTTTGCAGAAAAAAAGTGAGAAAGTTTTTATAGATCCGGATAGATATAAAAGATTGTCTATTTTTAATAAAGAAGCGAGAGAAATTATAAAAGAGATATATGAAGATTTGGCTAAATATTCTCATTTTAACGGTATTCTGTTTCATGATGATGCTTTTTTGAGCGATTTTGAGGATGCCGGCGAAGAGGCGATCAAAGTTTATGAGAGAGCAGGCTTTCCTTCTGCTGTAAAGAGAATAATAGAAGATAAAAAACTGTTTGCGAAATGGACGGCTTTTAAAACAGATGAAATTATAAAATTCACAAAAGAGTTGGAAAGTATTGTAAAACTTTACAGACCGACCCTTAAAAGTGCAAGGAATATTTATGCTCTGCCTGTTCTTGAGCCGAAAAGCGAAGAGTGGTTCGCACAATCTTTTGAGAAATTTCTAAAAGCCTATGATTATACAGCGATTATGGCTATGCCGTATATGGAGAAGGCGAAAAATCCGGAAATATGGCTTGAAAAACTTATAGAAAAAGTAAAAAGTTATCCCAATGGACTTAAAAAGAGTGTATTTGAACTTCAAAGCATAGACTGGAATCATAAGAAACCGATCGATACTGAGATTTTGGTCAGGCAGATGAAGATTTTGCAGTTTAACAGGGCTATAAATTTCGGTTATTATCCGGATGATTTTATAAAAAATCATCCAAAAAGCTCAGAGGTTCATTCTATTTTGTCGCTACAGACCTTTCCCTTTAATAGGAGATAA
- a CDS encoding YaiI/YqxD family protein, whose product MKIYVDGDAFPNLLKPILHRAIKRLNITAFVVSNKRINIGKSKHITYIIVGKGIDEADHYIAENVKKGDLVITADIPLADRVVEKKAHAIDHRGELYSEENIKHYLAMRNLMEQIRDCQEITKGPAPFTQKDAHAFANQLDRFLTKHYIKRVSVQFRGIYE is encoded by the coding sequence ATGAAAATATACGTTGACGGGGATGCATTCCCAAATCTTCTCAAACCTATACTTCATCGTGCAATCAAGCGTCTAAATATAACCGCCTTCGTTGTATCCAACAAACGCATCAATATAGGCAAATCGAAACATATCACCTACATTATCGTTGGTAAAGGTATAGATGAAGCCGATCATTATATAGCCGAAAATGTCAAAAAAGGCGATCTTGTCATAACAGCCGATATTCCGCTGGCTGATCGGGTCGTCGAAAAAAAAGCACACGCCATTGACCACCGCGGCGAGCTCTACAGCGAGGAGAATATAAAACACTATCTTGCGATGCGAAATCTCATGGAACAGATTCGCGACTGCCAGGAGATCACCAAAGGGCCTGCACCGTTTACACAAAAAGATGCACATGCTTTTGCCAACCAATTGGACAGATTTTTAACAAAACACTATATCAAGAGAGTCTCTGTACAATTTAGAGGAATTTATGAATAA
- a CDS encoding c-type cytochrome, whose translation MKKIAILGLIAAGAISLMAADGAALYKKCAGCHGAKGEKKALGKSVAIGGWDKAKTVEALKGYKEGKRNIYGMGALMKGQVVSYSDEDIQAVAEYIEKLK comes from the coding sequence ATGAAAAAGATTGCGATTTTGGGACTTATAGCTGCAGGAGCAATAAGTCTGATGGCGGCTGACGGTGCTGCTCTATATAAAAAATGTGCCGGATGCCACGGTGCCAAAGGTGAGAAAAAAGCTCTTGGAAAAAGTGTGGCTATTGGCGGATGGGACAAAGCAAAAACAGTCGAAGCTCTTAAAGGATACAAAGAGGGAAAAAGAAACATATACGGAATGGGCGCACTTATGAAAGGTCAAGTTGTATCATATAGCGATGAAGATATTCAGGCTGTAGCAGAATATATAGAAAAATTAAAATAG
- a CDS encoding cytochrome C — protein MRKIAGIILTAILMTGFVSTVAFADVAKGQKLYQKKLKKPCGMTGAKFAAMHTQDEWEEIKESGKFKEEIHKICPKVKPESIKEKWIQHLYDFVYEYASDSGNVPSC, from the coding sequence ATGAGAAAGATAGCAGGTATCATCCTGACGGCGATACTGATGACCGGCTTTGTTTCTACTGTAGCTTTTGCAGACGTCGCAAAAGGTCAAAAGCTTTATCAAAAGAAACTTAAAAAGCCGTGCGGTATGACCGGTGCAAAATTTGCCGCTATGCACACCCAGGATGAATGGGAAGAGATAAAAGAGAGTGGCAAATTTAAAGAAGAGATTCATAAAATCTGTCCAAAGGTAAAACCTGAATCCATAAAAGAGAAATGGATTCAGCATCTGTATGATTTCGTATACGAATATGCAAGTGACAGCGGCAATGTTCCGAGCTGTTAA
- a CDS encoding sensor histidine kinase: MSVSKSLATNLLPIERRTLLAFLSLYTFLTLVILILVSVMYYNFQKDLMLSKTRPKLQEYAKELIYRLKEMHYNFPEDNHYPRYSSFKSAIYDADYVKIFSLLEKENVRFDKSIYKIGDKIHLIKQPDAYYLGTKYVVIEVDDDESWLKETKRNIIFYGSLFLLFMVGLGLFLTKLFLKPMRDTLMLLDNFIKDTTHELNTPVSAILANIETIDKTKLDNKTAKKINRIDIAARTISNIYHDLTFLTLNRAFESLKEKIDMKSLIKERVNFFKILADSKKIDFELYLDDSFIFADRKKIARLIDNILSNAIKYNKIGGKIKITLKKGYLCIEDTGIGIEKEKMDKIYDRYIRFDKSEGGFGIGLNIVKMIADEYNIDIKIKSEKDRGTKVILKWQE, encoded by the coding sequence TTGTCAGTATCAAAAAGTTTGGCTACAAATTTACTGCCGATTGAAAGACGAACGCTTCTTGCGTTTTTGTCTCTTTACACTTTTTTGACTCTGGTAATTTTGATTCTCGTTTCGGTCATGTATTACAATTTTCAAAAGGATTTGATGCTTAGCAAAACACGCCCAAAACTTCAGGAGTATGCAAAAGAGCTTATCTATAGACTCAAAGAGATGCATTACAACTTTCCCGAAGACAATCACTATCCCAGATACAGCAGTTTCAAATCCGCCATATATGACGCAGACTATGTAAAAATTTTTTCATTACTTGAAAAAGAAAATGTCAGATTTGACAAGTCGATATATAAAATCGGAGATAAAATTCATCTCATAAAACAGCCCGACGCATACTATTTGGGAACAAAATATGTCGTCATAGAGGTAGATGATGATGAGTCGTGGCTTAAAGAGACAAAAAGAAATATCATTTTTTACGGCTCTTTGTTTCTTCTTTTCATGGTAGGCCTGGGTCTGTTTTTAACCAAACTTTTCTTAAAACCTATGAGAGATACTCTTATGCTTCTTGATAACTTTATCAAAGACACAACCCATGAGCTCAATACTCCGGTAAGCGCAATTTTGGCAAATATCGAGACAATAGACAAAACAAAACTCGATAATAAAACGGCAAAGAAAATAAACCGTATAGATATAGCGGCAAGGACGATTTCAAATATCTATCACGACCTGACTTTTTTAACACTGAACAGAGCATTTGAATCTCTAAAAGAGAAAATAGATATGAAATCTCTGATAAAAGAGCGTGTAAATTTCTTTAAAATTTTAGCCGATTCCAAAAAAATAGATTTTGAACTCTATCTGGATGATTCTTTCATCTTCGCCGATAGAAAAAAGATAGCCAGACTTATTGACAACATCTTATCAAATGCAATAAAGTACAACAAAATAGGCGGAAAAATCAAAATAACGCTGAAAAAAGGATATCTTTGCATAGAAGATACAGGTATCGGCATAGAAAAAGAGAAAATGGATAAAATATATGACAGATATATAAGATTTGACAAAAGCGAAGGAGGATTTGGTATCGGACTCAATATAGTCAAAATGATAGCCGATGAATATAATATAGATATAAAAATTAAATCAGAAAAAGACAGGGGAACAAAGGTAATACTAAAATGGCAAGAGTAG
- the trxC gene encoding thioredoxin TrxC codes for MAEYIHIVCPNCNGVNRLPLKSRYSKAKCGKCGNDLLDTKPVDLNPESFHIHIAKNDIPVLVDFWAPWCGPCQMMAPAFEEAARAFALKVRFGKLNTEDYPEISAQFGIRGIPTMILFHKGREIDRVSGALNSQQIVHWVNSHLG; via the coding sequence ATGGCAGAGTATATTCATATAGTGTGTCCAAATTGCAACGGAGTTAACAGACTGCCTTTAAAGAGCAGATATAGTAAAGCAAAATGTGGAAAATGTGGAAATGATCTATTGGATACAAAACCTGTTGATCTCAATCCCGAATCTTTTCATATACATATTGCAAAAAATGATATTCCCGTATTGGTAGATTTCTGGGCACCCTGGTGCGGACCGTGTCAAATGATGGCACCTGCTTTTGAAGAGGCTGCACGTGCATTTGCTCTTAAAGTAAGGTTTGGCAAACTAAATACTGAAGATTATCCTGAAATTTCAGCACAGTTTGGTATCAGAGGAATACCAACAATGATTCTTTTTCATAAAGGACGTGAAATAGACAGAGTGTCGGGAGCTTTGAATTCGCAGCAGATTGTTCACTGGGTAAACTCTCATCTAGGATAG
- the pgaC gene encoding poly-beta-1,6-N-acetyl-D-glucosamine synthase, with protein sequence MSFETISSFFVNFTEGLINFSYYYPFFMAYVWMVGAIFYYYHWERKTRPDRPPQLSDYPMVSVIVPCYNEEEHIEETIEYLTKLNYPHYEIIAVNDGSSDKTGEILRKLEHEIPELRVLEFEENQGKAMGLNMAAMISKGEYLVCIDGDAILDPDAITWIMTHFLTGPRVGAVTGNPRIRTRSTILGKIQVGEFSAIVGMIKRAQRIYGRVFTISGVVAAFRKSALHSVGYWHTDMVTEDIDVSWRLQLSHWDIRFEPNALCWILMPETLKGLWKQRLRWAQGGAEVLLKYASKMKDIKSRRMWGIYMEYFLSLFWAYSAVLTISLWILGKFVELPEGVNVPTLIPSVHGTLLGITFMLQFAVSLGIDSRYEKGIAKYYYWMIWYPIAFWLINAFTTVVGFVKAVLKEPGKRAVWESPDRGLRSRND encoded by the coding sequence ATGAGTTTTGAAACAATTAGCAGTTTTTTTGTCAATTTTACGGAGGGATTGATAAACTTTTCATATTATTATCCCTTTTTTATGGCATATGTATGGATGGTCGGGGCGATTTTTTATTACTATCACTGGGAGAGAAAAACCAGACCCGACAGACCACCTCAGCTTTCTGACTATCCTATGGTATCGGTTATAGTGCCCTGTTATAATGAAGAAGAGCATATAGAAGAGACTATAGAATATTTGACAAAACTAAATTATCCTCATTATGAAATAATAGCCGTCAATGACGGCAGCAGTGACAAAACAGGTGAAATTTTAAGAAAACTCGAACATGAAATTCCGGAACTTAGAGTTTTGGAATTTGAGGAAAATCAGGGTAAAGCGATGGGGCTAAACATGGCCGCTATGATATCAAAAGGCGAATATCTCGTCTGTATAGATGGCGATGCTATTTTAGATCCCGATGCCATAACCTGGATAATGACACATTTTCTTACAGGCCCAAGAGTAGGTGCGGTTACAGGAAATCCCAGGATAAGAACCCGTTCGACTATATTGGGAAAAATTCAGGTGGGAGAGTTTTCAGCAATCGTAGGAATGATAAAACGGGCACAGAGGATTTACGGAAGAGTTTTTACAATTTCAGGTGTTGTGGCAGCATTTAGAAAATCTGCATTGCACAGTGTGGGGTACTGGCATACCGATATGGTTACGGAAGATATTGATGTAAGTTGGAGATTACAGCTTAGTCACTGGGATATAAGATTTGAGCCGAACGCCCTATGCTGGATTTTGATGCCGGAAACTCTGAAAGGCCTTTGGAAACAGAGATTGCGCTGGGCTCAGGGAGGAGCCGAAGTGCTGTTGAAATACGCCTCAAAAATGAAAGATATAAAAAGCAGGCGTATGTGGGGTATATATATGGAATATTTTTTAAGTCTTTTTTGGGCATATTCAGCAGTTTTGACTATATCTTTGTGGATTTTGGGCAAATTTGTTGAATTGCCAGAGGGTGTAAATGTTCCGACTCTTATTCCCTCCGTGCACGGTACGCTGCTCGGGATCACTTTTATGCTACAGTTTGCCGTTAGTCTCGGTATCGATTCTAGATATGAAAAAGGAATTGCAAAATATTACTACTGGATGATATGGTACCCTATAGCCTTTTGGCTTATAAATGCCTTTACCACAGTTGTCGGATTTGTTAAAGCGGTTTTAAAAGAACCGGGTAAAAGAGCAGTCTGGGAGAGCCCTGATAGAGGATTGAGGAGTAGAAATGATTGA